The Erinaceus europaeus chromosome 17, mEriEur2.1, whole genome shotgun sequence nucleotide sequence gacctgcttcacttgttaagcgattcccctgcagatagggagccgaggctcaaactgggatccttccgctgggttcctgcactttgcgccacgtgcgcttaacccaatgcgctaccgcccaactccctgaaagcATGATTCTTCCTTAAATTAAGGCCAAGCAACAGTAATGCGTATTACCTGAACTTGTTGGACATATTTGGGCAGGATTTCAGCCACATACTCTCCAAAAGCTGAGAGTTGCTTGTGGGTTACATCATCCCGTAGTCTGACAGTGGCTGGAAGGAGAAGACACATTAAACAAAGGAGTTACACTGTCGggctggagtagtggctctgcctgtggactctgagacgTTAAACAAAGGAGTAAAGAAGGCAGCAgcaagggccaagtggtggtacacctggctgagtgcacatgttacagtgtgccaggacccaagtttgaacccctggtccccacctgtagggggaaagcttcacaagtggtgaagcagagctgtgggtgtctctctctttctctctccctattgcctccttccctatttctgtctctatccaataaataagatttaaaaaaaaaaaaaaaagaggaggcagCAGCCAGCCCTGCATCTACTCAATCTCCAAAAGGGCTCTTTGCAGAATCATGAAAATGAAAATGGTGAAGAAAGAAGGTTCCTCTTCCAGGGAATAAGAAGTGAGGAAAACTTGGAGAAAACGCCACCCACACAGTTCAGTAAGAATCTCTTTATTACTCAAGCTGGGATAGTCACCTCTTCCCAAAACTATTGTATggtgtgacccaggaggtggtgcagcagataaagtGTTAAATTCTCAGcttaaggtcccaagttcgatccccggcactgCACAAGCCAaagatgccctggttctctcttcctcgctCTAGATCTCTGGGAAGCAGTATTCTATGTTTCTCCCTTCAGAGAGCTTGCATTTTTGCTATGTCAAATGTCTcattcagaggtttttttttttcttgttttttttttggtgggttgaacctgtgactttggaagtcTTGAGCCATgcgagcctctttgcataaccattatgctatctacccctacactCACTCAGAGTTCTTTAAGGGTAGCCACTTCTCTGCATCTCCTTCACATCTAGATAATGGGTCCTCAAACTAAGAACTGCCACGCTGAACAGCCATCTCAGATGATCTAGTTAAAACTCTTATCTAGTTTAAGTGAATGAAGtacagaaaggagaagaaaaaaggttTCCTGACTCTCAGTTGACTGGAATCTGTCTCCATACACTCACCCAAGCAACCTTAACCACAAGCACCCACACAGCTTGAACTGGAGAGTAATGCCTGGTGTTCTCTGCTTCTGATCAGCTTTGTCAGTCACTGCTCTTAGATTCTGGGAAAGTTTTTCCTCAGGGCTATTTCCCGCCTTCTAGCAGCGAAACAATGCTGTCTGCCTAGTAAAACTGTTGTGAGGACTTATAAGATGATCCGCTAAAATACTTAGCAAGGTGTCTAGCACGTAACATATTTAACAGCTCTGAGGCCCAAAGACTATGTTCCCAGCTCTCAAAGAGCTAACAGTTtgctacttaattttattttaccagagattTATTTATGACAGAACAGTTacgggactggggagatagcataatggctatgcaaagagacactcatgccttaggctctgaggcgccaggctcaatcctcagcaccactataaaccagagctgagcagtgttatggttcTTTCTccgtatctctcattaaatacataagtacaggggccgggtggtggtgcacctggttgatcgcacaagttacagtgcacaaggacccaggttcaagcccccagtccccacctgcaggaggaaagctttgcgagcggcgaagcagtgctgcaggtttctctctgtctctctccctatttcacctcccctctcgatttctggttgtctttatcaaataaatataatacaaaaaaattaaaaatacacaagTACTTTTCTTGAAAAAATCAAGGCTCAATGACAGAACAgccagagaacagtagaggatCACTCACTCTGGTGTGCTTTAGCCACTAAGCCACCTCGGTGGTCGCCAAAGGGCTGTCAGTTTAAATAGCtgcgggagggggaggggggagtcgtGGAAATGGACAGAAGGACAATCAGGACCGTAACACAGAGGCATAAGCGCACAAGAATGACCCGATTCTGCCTGCAGACGGTCCAGGGACAAGCAGAGATTTGCGGGCGGAAGCAAGAAAGGGCATCACGGGACAAGGGCAAACATCAGCCACGGGCACGAAGGGGTCCCCTGCAGTCCCGAGAAGGGCTGGGCCCACACATACTCACGGCGCGTGTCGGCCGCGGCGCTCTCCTTCCTCAGCTGCAGCAACTGTGCCGAGGGTCGTCCGACCACTGCACGGGAGACAAAAAGGCAGGAGCGTCGGGTGAGGCGCCAGGGCTCCGTGCGCCCGCTGCTCCAGCCCCAGGCCTCAGCCGGCTGCCCCCTGCTCACCCCTGCTCAGCGCCGCGGCCCCCGGGATGCCCCGCAACCAGCCCCTGGCCGCTGCAGCCGCCATGTTCCAGGACGCAGCCCCGGCGAAACCTACAGGACTCGGAGCTCCAAGGGCACGGACCGGAAGCGGAAGAAGTGCATTCGATCTTCTTCCGGGCGGACGCCGTGTCGGAAGCGGAGGTTCCGGGTACCGGGTGTcggaatcttcttctagcgtttgccgggcGTCGGAATGAAAGGAGGGAACGCAGGTAAGAAAGCCAAgacagcaggtggggaaccagtgtGGTGAACGTAGCCTTGGCTGCAGGGGCAGAGGCTGGACAGACGACAAGGACCCTAAAGAAGCGCACGGgtgagaggaggggcaggggttCTGGCTTCCACATTCCACACCCCTCCCCCGCTTCCCGAGCTGAGGTTTAGGCGAAGACCGGGTGGCAGGAGTGAGggttgctggggggtgggggggggggaacagtttCCCGGGCGACTGTTTCCCGGGCGACCCCAGATGTTCCGGGCACGCTGCACGTGGCAGTCGGACTCCCTGGGCCTAGGCCTGTTTCCAGATCTGGGAGTCTGGGGGAGGAACTCAGAAAAGAGTAAACATGGGGTTGACAGAGGTCTCTGGCATCTGTCATTGGAAAGTCTGGACTCCATGAGAGCCGGCCCTAAGaacttgggtcttttttttttttttttttaaacattttatttattaatgagaaaggtagaatagagagaaagagctagacatcatcactctggtacattgctgcccgggattgaactcagcacctcatgattgagagtgcaatgccttatccactgcaccacctcccagaccacggactTGGGTCATTTTTAATGAGCCTGGCACTGGTTTTATGTCCAGCAGTTATTTTGTCAGTAAGAATTTTTACCAGGCTTTTAAGATTATAGGGCCCCTGATGTTCTTTTTTTCCAGGTGTTAACATGAATATCAAATCTTCCATGGCATTATTggaaagaatctttttttttccttctactttttattagataggacagaaagaaactgagagaagacagaggagatggagagaaagagaagcacctgcagacctgcttcaccactggtgaagcagacccctgcaggtggggaatggaggctcaaacccaagtccttccactaagtaatatgtgtgcttaaccgcccagcccccatctttTGTTTTGTCTTAGGGAAACACCCAGAGGAGAGTGTTCATTATTTCACTACAGTGGGGCACCACTTCAGCAGGACAGTTTTAAAGAATGTTATGAATGTTTTTTTCAAGGTCAAGAGCAAAGCCAATGTCCCCTGTTTTGTTGTCATTTTACTCTTCTCCCTCCTTGAATTGGACGGTTGGATGCAGGGCCCATGACTCCACTTCTCCCCAGGGTACTGAGTTAACTCAGGCTGTTGCTTGCAGACAGCTGGCAGAGAGAGCACTCGACCACCATGGAATCACCAGAGGAGCCTGGAGCATCCATGGATGAGAACTACTTCGTGAACTACACTTTCAAAGATCGGTCGCACTCAGGCCGCGTGGCTCAGGGCATCATGAAACTCTGTCTGGAGGAAGAGCTCTTTGCTGATGTCACCATTTCAGTGGAAGGCCGGGAGTTTCAGCTCCACAGGCTGGTCCTCTCGGCTCAGAGCTGCTTCTTCCGGTCCATGTTCACGTCCAACCTGAAAGAGGCCCATAACCGGGTGATTGTGCTGCAGGATGTCAGTGAGTCTGTTTTCCAGCTCCTGGTGGATTACATCTACCACGGGACTGTGAAGCTTCGAGCTGATGAGCTGCAGGAGATTTATGAGGTGTCAGACATGTATCAGCTGACATCCCTCTTTGAGGAATGCTCTCGGTTTTTAGCCCGCacagtgcaggtggggaactgcctTCAAGTGATGTGGCTGGCAGATCGGCACAGTGACCCTGAGCTCTATACTGCTGCCAAGCACTGTGCCAAGGCCCACCTGGCCCAGCTGCAGAGCACAGAGGAATTTCTCCACTTGCCTCATCACCTACTCACTGATATCATCTCGGGTAAGTTAAGAAAAGTggctgtagggagtcgggtggtagcgcagcaggttaagcgcacggaccagtgtaaggatcccagtttgaggccccagctccccacctgcaggggagtcacttcacaggcagtgaagcaggtctgcaggtgtctgtctttctctcccccctctgtcttcctctcctctctccatttctctctgtcctatccaacaatgacgacaataataataactacaacagtaaaacaacaagggcaacaaaagggaatatataaataaatatttaaaaaaaaagaaatctgggagtcgggcggtagcacagttaagcgcacgtggtgcaaagcacaaggaccggtggaaggatcccggttcgagcactggctccccacctgcaggggagtcacttcacaggcggtgaagcaggtctgtaggtgcctttctctccccttctctgtcttcccctcctctctccatttctgtcctatctaacaacgacaacaacaataataactacaacaacaatgaaaaacaacaagggcaaaaaaggggaaaataaataaaatatatttagaaagaaaaaaaaaagaaatccctttccaaaaaaaatgtaaaataaaataaaaaagagaaaaaaagaaaagaggccgCATCACTTTCAGCTCCTTGGATGTTCTTGTTCAGGAGAAAGGAACTCAGGCTTCCTGCTGTTAGCTTTCTTGATAGCAAGTTAGATACTTCTGAGAAAGATTAAGTTGAGATTGTGTACAGCAGATATCAGGCACCATTCCTTACTGAGGACACAGCCAGTAGGGGGCCTACAGGTCATGTGGGCAAAAGCCCTGGGTTGGAACCCTGGCACACCATGGGAGTGCCTCTGTACTGGGGAAGCCCCATGGACGGTGGAACTGGTAGTGTGGGGTCTCACTCTCCATACACACTTAAGAATGAAAatcagggttggcaaaatagctcacttggatagcgtgttgctttgctatatatgtatattttttttatttcttttttaaaaaatatgtattcccttttgtcgcccttgttgttttattgctgtagttcttattgttgttgttactgatgtcgttctcccctgcaggtgggtaccaggggcttgaacccagttccctgcacactgttaacaggtgcactcagccatATGCGTCGCCAGCCAGCTCCTATTTTAGTTGATTTTTATAACCCAGCAGATTGCTTGCATGGCCAGTGGGATTGTCCAGCCATCATTTTGATTAAGAGAAGCAAGGCAACTTGAGGTCACCACTCACATAGACACAGGACAGTACCTAATGAAGTGCTTCATATTCAGAGCCACTGACTCTGAGTTTCCTCTTTGGATTATCAGCTTGCCAATGACTGCTTTCCCTCTGGCTCTCACAGATGGAGTTCCGTGCTCACAGAACCCAACAGAAGCAATAGAAGCCTGGATCAATTTtaataaagaggaaagagaggctTTTGCTGAGTCACTTAGAACTAGCTTGAAGGTAAGACAAACTTCTGAAGAGTTGGATCACCATCATATTCATGCATCCCAGTCCTTTGTTGGTCTGGCCCCTCGATAGCTGATAAGTTCTCTCTGTTTTCACGTTAGGAGAGCTGAGGAGGAGGGCATATGTAGCATTGCATTAGTCCTGAGAGCCCTTTAAAGTCTGGAACACTAGCTCATGATAGTGTTTTTGAAAGATTGATGGATAGATTTGAAATTGAAAGGGTATAAggggaagagaaccagaacatcattttgGCATatctgatgccagggatcaaacttcggacctcataattgagagtccaatgctttatctactgtgtcgcTTCCTGGGCCATGCTCatgatagttattatttttatctattaatgttttacttattgGAGATTAacacaaaacagagagaaggagaaaaagaagtcaGAACACCTCTTCAGTGCATATAGTGTCAGTTATAAAAGTCcagtccagggagttgggcagtagcgcaacgggttaagcgcaaggaccagcgttaaggatcccggttcgagcccccagatccccatctgcaggggagtcgcttcacaagtggtgaagcaggtctgcaggtgtctatctttcttactccctctctgtcttccccttctctcccgatttctctgtcctatccaacaacgatactaataataactacaacaataaaactacaggggcaacaaaagggaataaaaaacttttttaaaaagtccagtggtccgggaggtgatgcagtggataaagcactggattctcaaccatgaggtcccaagttcagtccctggcagcacatgtaccagagtgacggctggctctttctctcctctctctctctctctcatgaataaataaataaattaaaaaaaaaaaagcccagtccagttagtgctctaccagttgtgctatttccccagcttctttattttttttattttattcttattttttgactatcttttttctctttattgtggGGTAGAGAGCAGTGGTTTTTCAGTAAGTagttttgacacatgggtaaaatttctcatctcaccctgTCTGTAAAACACTATTACCCCTGACCTAGGTCTCCAtccaccatcattcaccaggacctgaaaggctcctccccacccctattttttttaatttatttattttcccttttgttgtttttttcattgctgtagtagttattattgttgttgttattgatgtcatcattgttggataggacagaaagaaatggagagaggaggggaagagagagggagagaaaggtagacacctgcagacctgcttcaccgcctatgaagtgactcccctgcgggtagggagccgggggctggcaccgggatccttttgccggtccttgcactttgcaccacctgcacttaacccactgcactaccgcctgactccctatttttttttaagatttatttatggggccaggtagtggtatacCCATTTAACTGCACGCATTACtgctcacaaggacccaggttcaagtgcctggtccccacctgcagggggaaagcttcacaagtgaagcagggctgcaggtgtctctcttccctctcaatttctctctgtctctctccaataaataagtaaaattttaaagatttatttattacattaatTTGGGTGAAAGAACCAAAACATTACTGGCAtatatggtgtcagggattgaacttgagaatccagtgcttttatccactgcagcGCCTCCTGGCTGCTTGttataagtttttatttatttcagagagacagagaaattgacagggagtgGGGagctagacacagagagagacctgcagcactgtttcaccactcatgaaactgatcccctgcaagtggagacagggggcttgaacctgggtctttgtacattgcaaTGTGCGCTCAACggcatgcaccaccacctagccctcaaAATAGTTTTTAGAAAGCGGGGCTAGGTGCTGTGCACCcgattgagcgcacattacaaggtgcaaggacctaggttcaagaccttggtccccacctgcagggggaagcttcaagagtggtgaaacagtgctggtatttctctctctccatctctgtcttcgtcttcctcttccctcttaatttctctgtctttatacaaagtaaataaacagaagtgcccgggaggttgcacagtggataaagtgttgaactctcaagcatgagatcctgaattacatgtaccagagtaatgccttggtctctttctgtctctcctcctcctcctctctctctctctcagtaataaaataaaaagctagaAGGATGAATACAATACAATTTCTACCCCCCCCTCAAACACACATATTAGATGGCAGAGTGTATGGAGTCAGGATGTTGTAATAATAACTAGAAGCTAGTAGGTCAGAGGAGGATCCCAGTGTGTGGCCCAGGACCTTAAGGAAATGTATCTAGGCTGAGCCTTGGCCCACCAGTGATAGATATCATGATTTTAATTTGCCAATAGGAAATTGGGGAGAATGTGCACATTTACCTGATCGGGAAAGAGTCCTCTCGTACCCATTCCCTGGCTGTGTCCTTGCACTGTGCAGAAGATGACTCCATCAGCGTAAGTGGCCAAAACAGCTTGTGCCACCAGATCACTGCAGCTTGCAAGCATGGTGGAGACTTGTATGTGGTGGGAGGGTCCATCCCACGGCGCATGTGGAAGTGCAACAACGCCACCGTGGACTGGGAGTGGTGTGCACCTCTGCCCCGGGACCGGCTCCAGCACACCCTGGTGTCTGTGCCCGGGAAAGATGCCATCTATTCCCTCGGTGGAAAAACGCTGCAGGATACCCTCTCCAATGCAGTTATCTATTACCGGGTAGGAGATAACGTCTGGACAGAGACAACCCAACTCGAGGTGGCTGTGTCTGGGGCCGCTGGTGCTAACCTCAACGGGATCATCTACTtactgggtggggaggagaatgaCCTGGACTTCTTTACCAAGCCTTCCCGACTCATCCAGTGCtttgacacagagacagacaagtgCCACGTGAAGCCCTACGTGCTGCCCTTCGCAGGTCGCATGCACGCAgcggtgcataaggacctggtgtTCATCGTGGCCGAAGGGGACTCCCTGGTGTGCTACAATCCCTTGCTAGACAGCTTTACCCGGCTTTGCCTCCC carries:
- the KBTBD4 gene encoding kelch repeat and BTB domain-containing protein 4 isoform X2, which codes for MKGGNADSWQREHSTTMESPEEPGASMDENYFVNYTFKDRSHSGRVAQGIMKLCLEEELFADVTISVEGREFQLHRLVLSAQSCFFRSMFTSNLKEAHNRVIVLQDVSESVFQLLVDYIYHGTVKLRADELQEIYEVSDMYQLTSLFEECSRFLARTVQVGNCLQVMWLADRHSDPELYTAAKHCAKAHLAQLQSTEEFLHLPHHLLTDIISDGVPCSQNPTEAIEAWINFNKEEREAFAESLRTSLKEIGENVHIYLIGKESSRTHSLAVSLHCAEDDSISVSGQNSLCHQITAACKHGGDLYVVGGSIPRRMWKCNNATVDWEWCAPLPRDRLQHTLVSVPGKDAIYSLGGKTLQDTLSNAVIYYRVGDNVWTETTQLEVAVSGAAGANLNGIIYLLGGEENDLDFFTKPSRLIQCFDTETDKCHVKPYVLPFAGRMHAAVHKDLVFIVAEGDSLVCYNPLLDSFTRLCLPEAWSSAPSLWKIASCNGSIYVFRDRYKKGDANTYKLDPATSAITVTGGIKVLLTNLQFVLA
- the KBTBD4 gene encoding kelch repeat and BTB domain-containing protein 4 isoform X1, which codes for MESPEEPGASMDENYFVNYTFKDRSHSGRVAQGIMKLCLEEELFADVTISVEGREFQLHRLVLSAQSCFFRSMFTSNLKEAHNRVIVLQDVSESVFQLLVDYIYHGTVKLRADELQEIYEVSDMYQLTSLFEECSRFLARTVQVGNCLQVMWLADRHSDPELYTAAKHCAKAHLAQLQSTEEFLHLPHHLLTDIISDGVPCSQNPTEAIEAWINFNKEEREAFAESLRTSLKEIGENVHIYLIGKESSRTHSLAVSLHCAEDDSISVSGQNSLCHQITAACKHGGDLYVVGGSIPRRMWKCNNATVDWEWCAPLPRDRLQHTLVSVPGKDAIYSLGGKTLQDTLSNAVIYYRVGDNVWTETTQLEVAVSGAAGANLNGIIYLLGGEENDLDFFTKPSRLIQCFDTETDKCHVKPYVLPFAGRMHAAVHKDLVFIVAEGDSLVCYNPLLDSFTRLCLPEAWSSAPSLWKIASCNGSIYVFRDRYKKGDANTYKLDPATSAITVTGGIKVLLTNLQFVLA